DNA from Leptospira koniambonensis:
CGGAGTACATCCATTAAAGTAGGTTGAAGATTCACCACCTCTAATTTTACTCCGAAATGATCCAAAAGATTTCTGAGAGTCAGTAGTTTTGCAACACCGCTAGAAGTAATTTTTTTGGTCGGGGTCATATCTAAGGTTAGGTTTTGGATATGTGCCCTGGAAGCCTGTTCCGAAATCTCATCAAAGACTTTTTCGTATCCGTCCAGGAGTTGATTTTCGAACCGAACGATTCCGTGTTTATTTTGTATCGTTAATTTGGCCATAGGTAACAGCTTGTTTACTGAAATAGACTCCTAAAACTAGAGCATCCCAACAATAAAACGGCGAAGGACTCTAGTTCTACTAACCAAACAAACGGCTCAAATTTTTCGGCACATAAAATTCCAATAATTTGCCTTGGGAAAAATTTCCCAAGCCTCATAATCGGAGCCTATTCCTAGAATTTCAAGGCCTGAATTTTGTAGTATCTTCGACCAAGTTTCTATCGGATAAGCCCTGTGAAAATGTTCTTCTAACTCCGAAATCCCAGCTTCTGAAAATTCCAAACTGGTCTTCAAAACGGAAGTTTCCGGATCAAATTCATTCTTCCAGACCAGTTTTGTCTTCCCATGGGTCTCTTTCAGGACCTTGCCTTTAAAATTTTTTCGAAAATTTTCGGAGGTGCTTACATCGAAAAAGAAGACCCCATTCTTCTCCAAGACCCTTGAAACTTGGGCAAATACTCGGATGAGTTCTTCTTCCTTTTGGAAATAATTTAAAGTGTCATGAACTGAAAAAACCAGATCAAATGACCGACCCAATTTAGGGAAGGATAGAAGGTCCCCTAATTTTCGAACCCCTCTAATTGCTTGAGAATCGGCGATTTGAAGCATTTCAGGAGAATTATCGATTCCCCAAAGTTCTGTGGAAGGAGGTAGAAATTTCCAAATTTTGCAGGTTCCACAACCTAAATCTAATGCGATTTTTGGATGGATTTTTTGGGTTCCGATCTGGTAAGATTCCAAAATCATCTTAGCCCAGTCATGATAAGGTGCCCGTTTCATGACCCCGTCGTAAATGCCCGCAAATGCCGTATAAGGCCTTTTTTTGGGGATTGGAGAAATAATTCTTGATTTATTCCCCTGCTTGCGAGTATTCCTATCCATTTGATGAGACATAATTCTCAGGAGGGTTTCCTTCGGAGAATTTCTTTGAAACTCTAAGTATGGGCCTAGAACTTCTTTTACCCTTTTTAGCCAGTGTAGGCATTACTATCCTTCTTCGCAGGATGGACAAGTCGAATTATAAGCTCAGCCAGATCAAAAGATATACTGGCAAGCTCCAGGAAGAATTGCAAGAGATCGCCCTGGAAAAAATCCAATCTGTAAAAGATTCTGGAATTGAACTGGAGATCAGTTTAAAACAAACCCGAAAACTTGCGGAAGAGGTAAGAGGCCTTAATGAAGAATCTAGACAATTATTGGATACAATTCGTTCCAATAGAGATTTTTTAAACGCAGTTACATTAGATCTAAAGGAAGTAGTTCATCTTTCTTCTGATATTCGCCAGGAATCTCAGTCCATCCAAGACGGATTACAAAGACTAGAGATTGGCAAAAAAGAAGTACATGGGATTGGAAATCGTATCCAAGAACTTCGTTCCGAGGCAGAAGTTCTTCTGGAAGCATTCCAAGAAAAACTCAATTTCCGTTCAGATGATATTCTACAATCGCTCGCTTCTAAAATTGTAGAGTTAGAAGGATTATTAGAAGTTAAAGCGGATCGAATCGAATCCGGTTTAGAAGAATTGGGAGAAGCTTTCCGCCAAAGATTAGAAGCCCAAACAAAGTCATTATATCATGAAACCGTTGGCAAAGTAGATAATGCTCGTGAAGAAGTTCAGTCTCTTCTTGAATCAGTAAAAGTAAAAGAAGAAGATCTAGATGCCAGAACAGATCGTATGCAGACAGCTTTCTTATCTGTATCAGAAAAAATTGATCGTTTAGAAACCAGAGTAGATGAGAAGGCAGAACTTGCTGATCGTAAGTTAGAGGAAACCTTCTCCCGGAATGAATCGGTCATTCGCCAAAAATACGATCAAGTATTAGAACAAGTAGTTCATTCTAAAGAAGCATTCCTAAACGGAGTTCGTATAGAGATCGAGGCGATTCGTAAAGAAATAGAAGGAATGAGCCTCGAAACCTTAACTAGACGCGACGAGATCTTAAACGAGACTAGACGCCAAGCAGAAGGGATCAACGACTCTATCAATATCTTCCAAGAAAAATATCTGGAAGCAGAGAACAAATTACTCAAACAAGCAGATTCTCGCAAAGCGGATCTGATGCGCCAAATAGATTCTTTTGAAGACGAATTCAATCGTATTTCCAGCAGTTTAAGAATAGAAGCAGAAGATTTGCGAAAGGAAATCCTTTCCGGATTGAAAGAATTCCATTCTGCTTTAGAATCTTCTCGTTCAGAAGAAGAAAGAAAATCTAAAGTTAAACTAGACCAAATTAGAGAATCTTTAGAAGAAGAACTAAAAGTCCTTCAATCTTCTCAGGCGGAAAAATTCCGTGCGGACTGGGAAACTATTAAAGAAAACGTTAAGGACTATTCTTCTCAAATTTCTACTCGAATGAAAGAGATAGAAGGTTCTATGAAAGACCTGAAAGTTTCTTTAGAAGAAGAAGTTGGTGCATTACATGCTTCTCACTCTGATCGTTTCCGTTCTGAATGGGATTCTATCAGAGAAAATGTGAAAATTTTCGACGTCCAGGTTTCTACCCGGATGAAAGAAATGGATTCTTATGTAAAGGATATCCGAGAAGCCTTAGAAGGAACTGCTGGAGATATTCTTGCAGAAGCAGAATCTAAGGTAAGCGAGATAGGTCTTTCTATCGAAGACGAGTTCCGGAAAATGGACAGAAGATTCGAACACTTCTCTCGTTCCTGGGAAGAAGATGTACAATCCCAGAAAAACCATACCATGGATGCAATTCGTGGATTGGAAGAAAGACTGGGACAGATCCATTTCAAAGGCGCAGAATATTTGGAAGAATTCTCCAAATCTTATGCGGAACAAAAAGATAAGATCGAAGAATTTGTATCTAAATATAAGACTAACTTCCATAAAGAGGGAGACGAAGTCAGAGAGGATCTTGTATCTCGTTTCAAAGATCTAAAAGCAGAAGCAATTACGAGTGTAGAAAGCGTAAAAGTTGAATATTCTGCTGCGGGAGAAAGATTTGAAAATCTTCTGCGTAAGAATGAAAAACTTTTAGAAATGCAGGCGGAGAAGATCCGCACTTCTACCGAATCCCAACTGGAAAAGGCAGGAGAACAAGCAAGAGTTGTTCTAGACAAACTGAAAGAATCCGGCCAAGATTTCTTCGAAAGACAGGAAGAAAAAATAGATCGTCTGAACGATACTATCGATTCTAAGATCAACAGACAATTGTCTGCACTACTAGACAAAGGACAGATCCAATTAAGCCAATTGGAAGAAAGGATCGCAAAACATTTAGCGGATGTAAAACGACATCTGGAAGAAGCTTTAGATTCAGGGATCAAAGAAAGCGAAGGCCAGATGAAGGAATTCCAAAATCAGGTAAAATATTTGCTGAAAGAAACCGAAGAATCTTCGGAAGAATTCCTAAAAACTGGAAGAGAAGAATTCCAGAAGGCACAAAAAGAATATCGTGTTCTTCAAATCGATCTTCGCAAAGATCTATCAGAGATCCAAGATGCAAAACGTTCTCTATTCTCCGAACTGGAAGAAGAAGCAGAAAAGTTACGTTCTTCTGTGGATGATATCTCTGAAAGGATCCAAGATGCAGAAAAACGTTCTGCACTCTTCTTAGATGTAAAAGAAATTATAGAACGTTCCGAAGAGTTTGTCTCCGAGATGAAAGAAGCTCTGGAAGATGCAAATCATTCGGAAAAAACATACGAAGACCTGGACCAAAACTTAGTTCGTATCAAAAAAGTACAGGAAGATCTGGAGACTCGTATCTCTCAGGCAGAAGAAAGAAGTTCAGAAATTCTTTCTATAGAAGAGAAAGCAGAAGTTTTAAAAGAAGAATTCGAAAGGATCATGGAAGAATCTTCTCAGTGGAATGATACTCATCGCAAACTTGTAGAGGCAGGCGAGAGGGCATTCGAAATGGAATCTCGTTTCTTGGATCTGGAAGATCGCCTGGGTAGAGTTGTATCCGTTAGAGAAGAGATTAAATCATTAGACCAAGATAGCCAGGGTCATAAAGAGAATTCATTTAAGTTAGCTCAAAAAATACGTGAGATGGAAAAAGAGATCTCTGTAATCGAAGCAAGAGAAAGAGAAGTTGCGGAAACTCTTAAGAAAACCGACGACAGACTTGAGACTCTCGCAGGCAGAAAAGAAGAAATACTTTCTGTAGAAGCTAAGTTCGATAAGATAGAAGACCTAATGTCTGAGTTAGGAGAGCGCCATAAACAGATCAGCACTCTTCAACAAAGATTAGATGATATGAAAGTAGGTGCTTTATCTGTTAAGGATGACTTAGAAGGTCTACTTTCCGAAGCAGAAGATACCTTCGAAAAACTTTCTACATTCATGGATGTGGTGCAAACCAATATGTCTAAGACCGGAGGGGCAAAATCCGGTAAGACTCAAGGGCAAGATCCCTTAGTAGCTAGAAAGAAAGCAACAGTGTTGAATTTATTTCATAATTTCCATTGGCAACCAGAGACGATCGCTGAAAAATTAGGGCTCGAAACTTCTTTGGTCCAAACTATCATTCAAAATGAGACGGTGAAAAAGGGATGATTTTTTTCTTGACCCCAATCTTTTCACCCAATATGTCTCGTTCCCACTTGTATTATACGACATGCAAAAAATTTCATGGGGGAAACCTTTCGTTTTTAATAAAAAACTGAAATTGTATGGAAGCATTCCGAAAATGATTCCTTTTTTCGAGGCATCTGGAAACGTATCACAGTATATTTGACACGTTCCGGAAAAGTCTCGGGATGGAATAAGGAGATGCTCCCAAAAGCTCGTTCGTATGGTACAAAAAAAGAAAACTACTGTTAAGAGGAAGAATTCCATGGCTCAAAGCGCTGAAAAGGATACCCTCATCGTCGCAAGCAAGGTAAAAGCTTATATCAAATCTAAAGGCTTTATGACTTCCGGAGACGCGGTCGATGGCTTGAATGAAAAGTTATACGGACTGATCGACGATGCTTTAAAACGTACCGAGGCGAACAAACGCACTACGGTTAGACCAACCGACTTCTAATCCATTCTTGATCTACATCAAGAACAAGACTGAAATCGAGAAAATGAGGGCGGCGGGCAAATTAGCCGCCGCGCTTCTTGACTATATATCCGGATTCATTCAACCCGGTATAAGTACCCTTGCGATCAATGATCTCTGCGAAGAGTTCACTAAGAAGAATGGAGGCAAGTCGGCTCCGTTAGGTTATAAGGGTTTCCCGAAATCAGTGTGTACTTCTATCAATGAAGTTGTTTGCCATGGGATTCCCAAAGCAATCGATGTTTTGAAAGAAGGAGATATAGTCAACGTAGACGTAACTCCTATCGTTGATGGATATCATGGAGATAGTTCTCGTACTTTTATTGTAGGTGGTAAAACTTCTCCGGAAGTGGAACGACTTGTAAAAGATGCAGAACGTGCCATGTGGATTGGAATAGAACAGGTCAAACCTGGAAATCGTGTAAGCGATATTGCAAATGCAATTGATGATTACCTGACTCCTAAAGGATATGGAATCGTTAAAGATCTAATGGGCCACGGGATAGGCAGAGGTTTCCACGAAGAGCCTCAAATTCCTCATTACCGTTCCGGCCGTAAACTAGCCAAACTAGAACCTGGAATGACATTCACTATAGAACCAATGGTGAATCTAGGAACCTGGGAAGTGATCTTTTCTAAAAAGGATGGATGGACTGTAACCACCAGGGACGGAAAATGGTCCGCTCAGTTCGAACATACCATTCTAGTCACCGAAAAAGGCTATGAAATTTTAACCCAAGCATAATAATCTGCCGTGCATGGATTTCGTTTGGAAATATATTTCTTTACTCGGTAAGGATCTCGCCTTTTTCGTTTTAGGCTTTTTAGTCTTCTACATAGGTAAAAAACTAAAGGACTGGACGGAACCTCGTAAGTTAGACGAGGAATTAGTAAAATCCGATAATAGCGCGCTCGCACTGAGCTTATCCGGCTATTATATCGGGGTCATTATATTATTTATCACTATAGTTTCTCACCCTGGAGAAAATGGAGACTTGATTGGAGATCTTTTCCAAGTGTCTTCCTTTTCTATCTTAGGAGTTATACTCCTTCTTCTTTCCCAAAAGATCAACGATGGATTGATACTTGGTGGGATAGATGCAATTGAAGAAATATACGAAAAAAGAAATTTAGCCGTCGCCTCCGTTTTATTTGGAGGAACTATCGCGAGTTCCTTTTTTATAGCGGCT
Protein-coding regions in this window:
- a CDS encoding STAS domain-containing protein, which codes for MAKLTIQNKHGIVRFENQLLDGYEKVFDEISEQASRAHIQNLTLDMTPTKKITSSGVAKLLTLRNLLDHFGVKLEVVNLQPTLMDVLRKFKVDTMLRIKA
- a CDS encoding class I SAM-dependent DNA methyltransferase; amino-acid sequence: MSHQMDRNTRKQGNKSRIISPIPKKRPYTAFAGIYDGVMKRAPYHDWAKMILESYQIGTQKIHPKIALDLGCGTCKIWKFLPPSTELWGIDNSPEMLQIADSQAIRGVRKLGDLLSFPKLGRSFDLVFSVHDTLNYFQKEEELIRVFAQVSRVLEKNGVFFFDVSTSENFRKNFKGKVLKETHGKTKLVWKNEFDPETSVLKTSLEFSEAGISELEEHFHRAYPIETWSKILQNSGLEILGIGSDYEAWEIFPKANYWNFMCRKI
- a CDS encoding SpiroCoCo family coiled-coil protein; translated protein: MKEFHSALESSRSEEERKSKVKLDQIRESLEEELKVLQSSQAEKFRADWETIKENVKDYSSQISTRMKEIEGSMKDLKVSLEEEVGALHASHSDRFRSEWDSIRENVKIFDVQVSTRMKEMDSYVKDIREALEGTAGDILAEAESKVSEIGLSIEDEFRKMDRRFEHFSRSWEEDVQSQKNHTMDAIRGLEERLGQIHFKGAEYLEEFSKSYAEQKDKIEEFVSKYKTNFHKEGDEVREDLVSRFKDLKAEAITSVESVKVEYSAAGERFENLLRKNEKLLEMQAEKIRTSTESQLEKAGEQARVVLDKLKESGQDFFERQEEKIDRLNDTIDSKINRQLSALLDKGQIQLSQLEERIAKHLADVKRHLEEALDSGIKESEGQMKEFQNQVKYLLKETEESSEEFLKTGREEFQKAQKEYRVLQIDLRKDLSEIQDAKRSLFSELEEEAEKLRSSVDDISERIQDAEKRSALFLDVKEIIERSEEFVSEMKEALEDANHSEKTYEDLDQNLVRIKKVQEDLETRISQAEERSSEILSIEEKAEVLKEEFERIMEESSQWNDTHRKLVEAGERAFEMESRFLDLEDRLGRVVSVREEIKSLDQDSQGHKENSFKLAQKIREMEKEISVIEAREREVAETLKKTDDRLETLAGRKEEILSVEAKFDKIEDLMSELGERHKQISTLQQRLDDMKVGALSVKDDLEGLLSEAEDTFEKLSTFMDVVQTNMSKTGGAKSGKTQGQDPLVARKKATVLNLFHNFHWQPETIAEKLGLETSLVQTIIQNETVKKG
- the map gene encoding type I methionyl aminopeptidase, with translation MIYIKNKTEIEKMRAAGKLAAALLDYISGFIQPGISTLAINDLCEEFTKKNGGKSAPLGYKGFPKSVCTSINEVVCHGIPKAIDVLKEGDIVNVDVTPIVDGYHGDSSRTFIVGGKTSPEVERLVKDAERAMWIGIEQVKPGNRVSDIANAIDDYLTPKGYGIVKDLMGHGIGRGFHEEPQIPHYRSGRKLAKLEPGMTFTIEPMVNLGTWEVIFSKKDGWTVTTRDGKWSAQFEHTILVTEKGYEILTQA